One stretch of Paenibacillus sp. AN1007 DNA includes these proteins:
- a CDS encoding polysaccharide deacetylase family protein yields the protein MMEHSLVEQVSVQEKVVAFTFDDGPHPVYTHQVLEILRRAGGHATFFMIGKEMEAYPDIAAEVHREGHEIANHTYTHPNLTELTLEEAEKELQQAERLIQEVTGSAARSFRPPYFGVNEDILALAAEHGYHSIAAVNGGAQDWDNPGVEHILKHTRSVVKPGSVLIFHDGYGDRSQTVEAVRVLVEELTAQGYRLVTVSELLKLAK from the coding sequence ATGATGGAACATTCGTTAGTCGAGCAGGTATCTGTGCAGGAAAAGGTTGTGGCCTTTACGTTTGATGATGGTCCACATCCGGTATACACCCATCAAGTGCTGGAAATCTTACGCCGTGCAGGCGGGCATGCGACATTTTTCATGATTGGTAAAGAGATGGAGGCATATCCCGATATTGCGGCAGAGGTGCACCGTGAAGGGCATGAGATTGCCAATCATACATACACGCATCCGAACCTCACTGAGCTTACGCTGGAAGAGGCCGAAAAGGAGCTGCAGCAGGCTGAACGTCTTATTCAAGAAGTCACGGGCAGTGCAGCCCGCAGCTTCAGACCTCCATATTTTGGTGTGAATGAGGACATTCTGGCCCTGGCTGCTGAGCATGGATATCACTCCATTGCTGCGGTGAACGGTGGTGCACAGGATTGGGACAATCCCGGGGTTGAACACATTTTGAAGCATACCCGTTCCGTGGTAAAGCCCGGCAGTGTATTGATCTTCCATGACGGATACGGGGATCGTTCCCAGACCGTAGAAGCCGTGCGTGTGCTGGTGGAAGAACTGACAGCGCAAGGGTATCGGTTAGTTACAGTGAGTGAACTGCTGAAATTGGCGAAGTGA
- a CDS encoding response regulator: MEPLKVLIVDDEYLIRNLLRMRIDWQEQGMTIVGEASDAAEALQQVELLRPDIVFTDIYMPRMDGIELSGLILERYPNVKIVVVTGHNEFEYARQSIKLGISDFILKPIRASELLHVTAKLRAGIEQEKGREYELAKLREEMKRSLPYLKERFVNQWLQGLMHEDEVREQVRFYGIPIAADHPQSRIAIIEVQASAPTQAETAAEEVQILMRMEGLKHVQAYYQQDIYTIIVMDTHNRIVILATNPDAKLTEQAEQLLEELRCLLKVDGTEADVTIGIGQLYSGWGRVCTAYREACRALDYQTFAGKNQVICFEDLVIQSDKRSQPYRSDKGLLEQLQFCISVGAGEEAASLLEQILAAPFSNAAQFRMAAMDVVTECQRAVMEQQLEGEEVFNKEAVTRMFMAEHLPELRMMLEQHVRAVADVIQAKRQAKEGNLIDQIKAYLEEQMGNAEVGLSSTAAAFYVSPGHLGRLMKKETGQTFVEYLTQLRMKKAESLLKQTDLKGYEIGEQVGIPDPHYFSVLFKKHVGRSMNEYRNVRS, translated from the coding sequence ATGGAGCCATTAAAAGTTTTGATTGTAGATGATGAATATCTCATCCGAAATCTGCTGCGTATGCGTATCGATTGGCAGGAGCAGGGCATGACCATTGTTGGCGAAGCTTCCGATGCTGCAGAGGCACTGCAGCAGGTTGAGCTGCTGCGGCCGGACATCGTGTTCACAGATATCTATATGCCGCGGATGGATGGGATTGAGCTGAGTGGATTGATTCTGGAGCGATATCCCAACGTCAAAATCGTAGTTGTGACAGGACATAACGAATTCGAATATGCACGTCAGAGTATCAAGCTGGGCATATCCGATTTTATTTTAAAACCAATTCGTGCCTCCGAGTTATTACATGTTACAGCCAAGCTGCGAGCGGGCATTGAACAGGAGAAAGGGCGCGAATATGAACTGGCTAAGCTGCGGGAAGAAATGAAGCGCAGTCTGCCGTATCTCAAGGAAAGATTCGTGAATCAATGGCTCCAAGGCCTGATGCATGAGGATGAAGTACGGGAGCAGGTGCGTTTCTACGGCATTCCAATCGCTGCGGACCATCCGCAGTCTCGAATAGCCATCATCGAGGTACAGGCATCTGCACCTACACAAGCGGAGACTGCTGCAGAGGAAGTCCAGATTTTGATGCGAATGGAGGGTTTGAAGCACGTACAGGCCTATTACCAGCAGGATATATACACAATCATTGTCATGGACACACATAATCGTATTGTCATTCTCGCGACCAACCCTGATGCCAAGCTAACCGAGCAGGCTGAGCAGCTTCTGGAAGAACTTCGATGTCTGCTTAAGGTTGACGGTACTGAGGCAGACGTAACGATCGGGATCGGACAGCTGTACTCCGGGTGGGGGAGAGTCTGCACTGCTTACCGTGAAGCTTGTCGTGCTCTGGATTACCAGACGTTTGCGGGGAAAAACCAGGTCATCTGCTTCGAGGATCTCGTGATCCAAAGCGATAAACGCAGCCAGCCGTATCGATCGGATAAAGGACTTCTAGAGCAGCTGCAGTTCTGCATCAGTGTTGGTGCTGGTGAGGAAGCTGCGTCTTTACTTGAACAGATCCTAGCTGCCCCATTCTCCAACGCAGCCCAGTTCCGCATGGCAGCCATGGATGTGGTTACGGAGTGCCAGCGTGCCGTTATGGAACAGCAGCTTGAGGGTGAAGAGGTGTTCAACAAAGAAGCGGTTACCCGGATGTTTATGGCAGAGCATCTACCCGAGCTGAGAATGATGTTAGAGCAGCATGTTCGCGCGGTCGCGGATGTTATTCAAGCAAAACGTCAAGCCAAGGAAGGCAATCTGATTGATCAGATTAAGGCATATCTTGAAGAGCAGATGGGCAATGCGGAAGTGGGGCTTTCGAGTACGGCTGCAGCTTTTTATGTGAGTCCGGGCCACTTGGGGCGGCTGATGAAAAAAGAAACCGGCCAGACCTTTGTGGAATATTTAACACAGCTTCGGATGAAAAAAGCAGAATCGCTGCTGAAGCAGACTGATTTGAAAGGGTACGAGATCGGAGAGCAGGTAGGCATCCCGGACCCGCATTATTTCAGCGTGCTGTTCAAAAAACATGTCGGCCGATCAATGAATGAATATCGGAACGTCAGAAGTTAA
- a CDS encoding extracellular solute-binding protein, whose translation MMKALLKKSLSLFLALGLTGSLAACSSGSSGGAQGESNGKIKLTLWDQSVGTTDPSAKLLPEIVEKWNSEHPDIQVERTGTTGEQYKTKVKTSIAAGESPDLFYGMGGGSFMQPYIKSGNVLEITSYLTDDIKERMGPGMAEAINMDGKIYTLPVYTHIANLYVNTELFEQAGAKIPTTYNELLDAVTKLKAAGITPAVIGEKDRWPGMYWYDMIAMRQAGNAAVIEAFKDPSKWDSPDFVAAAAKMQQLAQAGAFNSSMFSMSYDEMLGAFNAGKGAMMFQANWVNAGIEDPSSSAVKGKVKVIPFPVFEDGKGTSTEIFGGAVDGFYISQTTKHPKEAAEFLMYLSEQLGTQGFLAGAGLPSWKTDSLDTSSLSSLDLSAADIMKTATSFIAWWDNILPAESAEAHKNLIAQLLAGDVTPEEFCKQMAQLKPTELSL comes from the coding sequence ATGATGAAAGCGCTATTAAAGAAATCTTTAAGTCTGTTTCTGGCTCTGGGGCTTACAGGAAGTCTGGCGGCATGTTCGTCCGGATCATCCGGCGGGGCACAGGGGGAGAGCAATGGCAAGATCAAACTGACACTGTGGGATCAATCCGTTGGCACGACGGACCCATCAGCCAAGCTGCTGCCAGAGATTGTTGAGAAATGGAACAGCGAGCATCCCGACATCCAGGTTGAACGTACAGGCACAACTGGCGAACAATACAAGACCAAGGTTAAAACATCTATCGCAGCGGGGGAATCACCAGACTTGTTCTACGGCATGGGTGGCGGCAGCTTTATGCAGCCGTATATTAAATCTGGTAACGTACTCGAAATTACAAGTTATCTGACAGACGATATCAAGGAGCGCATGGGCCCAGGGATGGCTGAAGCAATCAATATGGACGGCAAAATCTATACGCTTCCTGTGTACACACACATTGCCAACCTGTATGTGAATACAGAACTGTTCGAGCAGGCGGGTGCCAAAATTCCGACTACATATAATGAGCTATTAGATGCTGTGACCAAACTGAAGGCAGCAGGGATCACTCCGGCAGTAATCGGTGAGAAAGACCGCTGGCCGGGCATGTACTGGTATGACATGATTGCGATGCGTCAGGCAGGCAATGCGGCGGTGATTGAAGCGTTCAAAGATCCGTCCAAGTGGGACTCACCGGACTTTGTTGCGGCGGCAGCCAAGATGCAGCAGCTGGCTCAGGCCGGAGCATTCAACAGCAGTATGTTCAGTATGAGCTATGACGAGATGCTGGGGGCGTTTAATGCGGGCAAAGGAGCAATGATGTTCCAAGCCAACTGGGTCAATGCAGGCATTGAAGACCCGTCTTCCTCCGCAGTCAAAGGCAAAGTGAAGGTGATTCCATTCCCGGTATTTGAGGATGGCAAAGGCACCAGTACTGAAATCTTCGGCGGAGCAGTCGACGGTTTCTATATCAGCCAGACGACCAAGCATCCGAAGGAAGCTGCGGAATTCCTGATGTATCTGAGCGAGCAGCTCGGCACGCAGGGTTTCCTGGCGGGAGCGGGACTGCCAAGTTGGAAAACCGATTCACTCGACACCTCCAGCTTGTCCTCTCTCGATCTGTCTGCGGCCGATATCATGAAAACGGCAACGTCGTTCATCGCTTGGTGGGATAACATTCTGCCTGCCGAGTCTGCCGAGGCACATAAAAATCTGATTGCCCAGCTGCTGGCTGGTGACGTGACACCGGAAGAATTCTGCAAACAAATGGCGCAGCTGAAACCAACGGAGCTGAGTCTGTAG
- a CDS encoding sugar ABC transporter permease → MNSVFSNKGTIAVFVLPTLILFCGIVLIPIFVSSYYSLLDWNGVGKGAFIGLDNYVEMFKDTRVTNSIKNSLLFAGASVFIQLPISLVLALILASNVKGEGFYRTVYFIPVLISTVVIAQLWSKIYNADYGLLNVLLQHIGLSSWAQDWLGQKDTALAASFIPTLWQYMGYHMLLMYAGAKSVSQDVLEAARIDGASRLRVAWSIMIPLMKPILKVCLVFSVIGAFKVFDLIYVLTGGGPFYSTEVPSTLMYATIFDTFRYGYGSAISVFIIVECLVCTILINSLFKTE, encoded by the coding sequence ATGAACTCTGTATTTTCCAATAAAGGCACGATTGCTGTCTTTGTCCTGCCTACGCTGATTCTGTTCTGCGGCATTGTGCTGATTCCGATCTTTGTCTCCAGTTATTACAGTTTGCTCGATTGGAATGGTGTAGGGAAAGGCGCATTTATCGGCCTGGACAACTATGTAGAGATGTTTAAGGATACTCGCGTGACCAACTCCATCAAAAACTCCCTGCTGTTTGCAGGTGCCTCCGTATTCATTCAGCTGCCGATCTCGCTGGTGCTTGCATTAATACTGGCATCTAACGTGAAGGGGGAAGGCTTCTACCGGACTGTATACTTTATTCCTGTATTGATCTCGACGGTAGTTATAGCCCAGCTGTGGTCGAAAATCTACAATGCCGATTACGGTCTGTTGAACGTACTGCTGCAGCATATAGGTTTATCCAGCTGGGCGCAGGATTGGCTGGGTCAGAAGGATACGGCCCTGGCAGCTTCCTTCATTCCAACCCTCTGGCAGTACATGGGATATCATATGCTGCTGATGTATGCGGGAGCCAAATCCGTATCTCAGGATGTATTGGAAGCGGCACGAATTGACGGAGCTTCCCGCCTGCGTGTGGCTTGGTCCATTATGATTCCGCTGATGAAACCGATTCTGAAGGTGTGCCTTGTATTTTCCGTGATCGGGGCATTCAAGGTGTTCGACTTGATTTATGTACTGACAGGCGGTGGACCATTCTACAGCACGGAGGTACCGAGCACGCTGATGTACGCTACGATTTTTGATACATTCCGGTACGGATATGGCAGTGCAATCTCGGTCTTTATCATTGTGGAATGTCTGGTGTGTACCATCCTCATTAATTCATTATTCAAGACAGAGTAG
- a CDS encoding mechanosensitive ion channel domain-containing protein: MDFIRKQLEELGMTEPSIGYLSNIIMIIFIALVSMIANYIAKRLVLKTVHRIVSHNRFKWGHIVVQKKLFQRLSHLVPAVIIYYTAYVFPAYQALIEKAAMTYMIVIMITVLNALLNVFDDIYRTYEVSKIRPIKSYIQVAKIVLFIIGGIIVISSLVGQNPLIILSGLGALSAVLMLIFKDSILGLVAGVQLSSNDMVRVGDWIEMPKYNADGDVIDITLNTVKVMNFDKTITMIPSYALISDSFRNWRGMQVSGGRRIKRSVYIDISSIRFCNEEMVAEFEKIHYLADYVTSKLKEIEAYNIEHEVNRESNVNGRQLTNIGVFREYIHQYLRHHPKINKDMTMIVRQLAPEDRGLPLEIYAFSNDTNWAVYENVQADIFDHIFAVASTFGLRAFQNPTGHDIVQLKDTKEYVREY, encoded by the coding sequence ATGGATTTTATCAGAAAACAGCTAGAGGAACTTGGCATGACCGAACCCTCCATCGGGTATCTTTCCAATATTATTATGATCATTTTTATTGCGCTCGTCTCGATGATTGCCAATTACATCGCCAAAAGACTTGTTCTGAAGACCGTGCATCGGATTGTGAGCCATAATCGGTTCAAATGGGGGCACATCGTCGTTCAGAAGAAGCTGTTTCAGAGATTATCACACCTCGTACCGGCTGTTATCATCTATTATACGGCGTACGTTTTCCCGGCCTATCAGGCTTTAATTGAAAAAGCGGCAATGACTTACATGATTGTCATCATGATTACGGTGCTGAATGCGCTGCTTAATGTATTTGACGATATTTATCGTACCTATGAAGTGTCTAAAATTCGTCCGATCAAGAGTTATATTCAAGTAGCTAAGATCGTTCTGTTCATCATTGGTGGCATTATCGTGATCTCCAGTCTGGTCGGACAGAATCCGTTGATTATTCTCAGTGGACTAGGGGCTTTATCGGCAGTATTGATGCTCATCTTCAAAGACTCTATTCTGGGTCTGGTCGCTGGTGTGCAGCTGTCGTCCAATGACATGGTGCGTGTAGGCGATTGGATCGAGATGCCGAAATACAACGCGGATGGGGATGTTATCGACATCACTCTGAATACGGTGAAAGTCATGAATTTTGATAAAACGATCACCATGATCCCCAGTTACGCACTGATATCAGACTCGTTCCGAAATTGGAGAGGCATGCAGGTGTCGGGCGGCAGAAGGATCAAGCGAAGTGTTTATATCGATATCAGCAGTATCCGTTTCTGCAATGAAGAGATGGTGGCCGAGTTCGAGAAGATTCACTATTTGGCCGATTATGTCACGTCGAAATTAAAGGAAATCGAGGCGTACAATATCGAACACGAAGTGAACCGGGAAAGTAATGTGAATGGCAGACAGCTCACGAATATTGGTGTGTTCCGCGAATATATCCATCAATATTTGAGACATCATCCGAAGATTAACAAAGATATGACGATGATTGTCAGACAGCTCGCCCCTGAGGATCGGGGGCTGCCTCTTGAGATTTATGCCTTTAGTAATGACACCAACTGGGCTGTGTATGAGAATGTGCAGGCAGATATTTTTGACCATATCTTTGCGGTTGCATCAACGTTTGGACTGCGTGCTTTCCAGAATCCAACAGGCCATGATATTGTGCAGCTTAAGGACACCAAAGAGTACGTACGTGAATATTGA
- a CDS encoding carbohydrate ABC transporter permease, producing the protein MSTMDVMLQKKTRPERSGGGTIGKVLLQAFLILIAIIQIYPLIWLALFSLKDNSEIFSGDVAGLPKAFLWSNYTKALSDGHVLNYFMNSVLVTVVSIVLVLILSSMTGYAITRMNWKLSGLTMTMILMGMMVPIHAALLPLFIILKNLGLLNSYWALIIPYVAFGIPMAVFILGSFFKGIPREMEESAVIDGCGIYRTFFSIILPLVTPAISTVAIFTFLSCWNELMFAVTFINNTAYQTLTVGMMSMVGTYITQWGIIGAGLMITTVPTVVIYLLLNKQVQKSMIAGAIKG; encoded by the coding sequence ATGAGTACGATGGATGTTATGCTGCAAAAAAAGACCCGGCCAGAGCGTTCCGGCGGCGGAACCATCGGCAAAGTGCTGCTGCAGGCATTTTTGATTCTTATCGCAATTATTCAGATCTACCCGTTGATCTGGCTGGCACTGTTCTCCCTGAAGGATAACAGTGAGATTTTTAGCGGAGATGTGGCTGGGCTGCCCAAAGCCTTTCTATGGAGCAACTATACCAAGGCACTCTCTGACGGGCATGTACTGAACTATTTTATGAACAGCGTGCTGGTCACGGTAGTCTCGATCGTGCTGGTGCTAATCCTGTCCTCGATGACGGGGTACGCAATTACTAGAATGAACTGGAAGCTCAGCGGGCTGACCATGACGATGATTCTCATGGGTATGATGGTGCCGATTCATGCGGCGCTGCTGCCGCTGTTTATTATTTTGAAAAACCTGGGCCTGCTCAACAGCTATTGGGCCTTGATCATCCCCTATGTGGCCTTCGGTATTCCGATGGCGGTTTTCATTCTGGGCAGTTTTTTCAAAGGCATCCCGAGAGAGATGGAGGAGTCGGCAGTCATTGACGGCTGCGGGATATACCGGACATTTTTCTCTATCATTCTTCCTCTCGTGACCCCGGCGATCTCTACGGTAGCGATTTTCACGTTTTTGTCATGCTGGAATGAGCTGATGTTTGCCGTCACGTTTATTAATAACACAGCCTATCAGACACTCACAGTCGGCATGATGTCGATGGTTGGGACGTACATTACGCAGTGGGGGATTATCGGAGCGGGTCTTATGATTACGACAGTGCCGACAGTTGTGATCTACCTGCTGCTCAATAAACAGGTGCAGAAAAGTATGATTGCAGGTGCAATCAAAGGTTAG
- a CDS encoding sensor histidine kinase, protein MLKRKFNLPFRLKELMLRKPKTLAFKIPFAYFVIILLTVAFSALVLNRISENDAQQKINEASLQTITSIQTNVDLMMENVNNYSKMIFSDPNLQNLLRQGNVYSNLQTQSKVSAYLTNLMQAVPIIDSVYIYDNSGHRFSVGTQEWPAFLEANVEDAPWYEQALNYKGRYLLRLNGGDNTIVENDSNDIKNNSKIAANTKSTEKEKVVSFIRLMRDLDDTSPLGFLVMNIKEKSIAQAYANLPAQDSFQVAILDEHQQVIASNSTAPKESVPAASEAEASTPAAQKQAGIHSILEANKAELKQAFQEQPSGSIMLHSGGQDYVVTYRSAGENQWKYVSISPSRAADTRNKSLVFLALMLLAVNGSVFFISSFIISRSVIKPIHKLLRSMQKAPSGNFRKVKVELNSYEFEQLYSGYNQMIEQIDQMLRRIIQEQQLIRRAELNMLQAQIKPHFLYNTLDSITSLAMSGMNDKVCEMLEALGSYYRLSVSKGNEVITLQEEVEIVRHYLTIQQVRYPDVFEVQFDIAPDCEQVMMPKLVLQPLVENSLYHGIRAKGSSGIIRIQARQTADAVTVTIFDDGAGMSEEQMKQIQCTEKNIVNVPLSKSIQADPLHSCYLNDQTDPTNAPDSYKSSSPLTPAPNPNANSHVNASFGLWGTAERLRIFYDREDVLNLESAPGKGTTITITIPKGEGTLWSH, encoded by the coding sequence ATGTTGAAAAGGAAGTTTAATCTACCATTTCGTTTGAAAGAGCTTATGCTGCGCAAGCCCAAGACACTCGCTTTTAAAATCCCCTTTGCGTACTTTGTCATTATTCTGCTAACGGTGGCGTTCAGTGCCCTGGTATTGAACCGGATTTCGGAAAATGACGCGCAGCAGAAGATCAACGAAGCATCTCTGCAGACGATTACGTCCATCCAGACCAACGTGGATCTCATGATGGAGAACGTGAACAATTACTCGAAAATGATCTTCTCCGATCCCAACCTGCAGAACTTGCTTCGGCAGGGGAATGTGTATTCCAATTTGCAGACACAGTCCAAGGTCAGCGCGTATTTAACCAATCTTATGCAAGCGGTTCCAATTATTGATTCGGTCTATATTTACGACAATTCGGGGCATCGATTTTCGGTAGGTACGCAGGAGTGGCCTGCATTTCTTGAAGCTAACGTGGAGGATGCGCCTTGGTATGAGCAGGCATTAAATTACAAAGGGCGATATCTGCTCAGACTCAATGGCGGCGACAATACGATCGTGGAGAACGACAGCAATGATATCAAAAATAACAGCAAAATTGCAGCCAACACGAAGAGCACAGAAAAAGAGAAAGTCGTTTCTTTCATTCGTTTGATGCGGGATCTGGATGATACCTCCCCGCTCGGGTTCCTTGTCATGAACATTAAGGAGAAGTCTATAGCTCAGGCCTATGCCAATCTGCCGGCACAGGATTCGTTTCAGGTGGCTATTTTGGACGAGCATCAGCAAGTCATTGCCAGCAATTCAACTGCGCCGAAAGAATCCGTACCTGCAGCATCTGAAGCTGAAGCATCTACGCCTGCGGCTCAGAAACAAGCAGGTATACACAGCATTTTGGAAGCCAACAAAGCTGAGTTAAAACAAGCATTTCAAGAGCAGCCCTCTGGCTCCATAATGCTGCATTCGGGTGGTCAGGATTATGTGGTGACCTACCGCTCTGCTGGTGAAAATCAGTGGAAATACGTCAGTATAAGTCCATCTCGTGCGGCAGACACGCGTAATAAATCCTTGGTTTTTCTAGCCCTCATGCTGCTGGCAGTGAACGGGTCTGTATTTTTCATCAGCTCTTTCATCATCTCCCGCAGTGTTATCAAGCCGATTCACAAACTGCTTCGTTCCATGCAAAAAGCGCCAAGCGGCAATTTTCGCAAAGTCAAAGTTGAGCTGAACAGTTACGAATTCGAACAGCTGTATAGTGGATACAACCAGATGATTGAGCAGATCGATCAGATGCTGAGGCGCATTATTCAGGAACAGCAGCTGATCCGCCGAGCTGAGCTGAACATGCTGCAGGCGCAGATCAAGCCGCATTTTCTGTACAACACACTGGATTCGATCACTTCCCTCGCGATGTCGGGCATGAACGACAAGGTGTGCGAGATGCTGGAGGCTCTCGGAAGTTACTATCGGCTTAGTGTGAGCAAAGGCAATGAAGTCATTACACTGCAGGAAGAGGTCGAGATTGTACGTCATTATCTGACCATTCAGCAGGTTCGATATCCGGATGTGTTCGAAGTGCAGTTCGATATAGCTCCAGACTGCGAGCAGGTGATGATGCCCAAGCTGGTACTGCAGCCGCTGGTGGAAAATTCACTGTATCACGGTATTCGTGCCAAAGGCAGTTCAGGCATTATACGTATTCAGGCCCGGCAGACGGCGGATGCTGTCACAGTGACCATCTTTGACGATGGGGCGGGTATGTCCGAGGAACAAATGAAGCAGATCCAGTGTACAGAGAAGAACATAGTCAACGTGCCGTTATCAAAGTCGATACAGGCTGATCCCCTTCATTCCTGTTATCTTAATGACCAGACAGATCCCACCAATGCTCCGGATTCCTATAAATCTTCTTCGCCGCTGACTCCAGCACCTAACCCTAATGCGAACTCTCATGTAAATGCCAGCTTTGGCCTCTGGGGAACGGCGGAGCGGCTGCGAATATTCTATGATCGAGAAGATGTGTTGAATCTGGAGAGTGCTCCAGGAAAGGGCACCACTATAACGATTACGATTCCGAAGGGAGAAGGTACATTATGGAGCCATTAA